The Lycium barbarum isolate Lr01 chromosome 12, ASM1917538v2, whole genome shotgun sequence genome includes a region encoding these proteins:
- the LOC132622455 gene encoding probable choline kinase 2 isoform X1 yields the protein MYRIDRLNNIVKIKFLGTLNPIFTSLKKSHVTQTLRDQHSTCSISHGTKLNHKVYSTTTSFKCFTTGNFIVCDPMENSNSDVIPEEAKLKLKKLASEWDDIVDPNALNIIRLKGAMTNMVYQIKWPSRNPEQQRSRKVLVRIYGKGVDVFFDRQNEIRIFEFMSKQGQGPRLLGRFQNGRIEEFIRARTLSAPDLRDPEISSLIAAKMREFHELDMPGPKTVILWDRLQNWLNVAKGLASAEEAKDFRLDLLQDEIQSLEKNLAGNNLSTGCCHNDLQYGNIMMDEEIRSITFIDYEYAGYNHVAFDIANHFCEMVADYHTETPHIMDFSKYPGLEERKRFLSAYLSSSGSSPSEQELEKLAQEVEKYTLATHLFWGLWGIISHHVNKIDFDYLEYARQRFKPYWSKKPELLGSSGSKRG from the exons ATGTATCGAATTGACCGTCTCAATAACATAGTCAAAATCAAATTCCTAGGAACTCTAAATCCAATCTTCACCAGTTTGAAAAAGAGCCACGTGACTCAAACATTAAGAGACCAGCACAGCACATGCAGCATCTCTCACGGAACAAAACTTAACCATAAGGTATATTCAACTACAACCAGCTTCAAATGTTTCACAACAGGGAATTTCATTGTATGTGATCCAATGGAAAATTCAAATTCAGATGTGATACCTGAAGAAGCaaagttgaaattaaagaaaTTAGCATCAGAATGGGATGATATAGTAGATCCAAATGCATTAAATATTATCAGATTAAAAGGTGCTATGACTAACATGGTGTATCAAATCAAATGGCCAAGTAGGAATCCAGAACAACAGAGATCTAGGAAAGTGTTGGTGAGGATCTATGGGAAAGGTGTTGATGTGTTCTTTGATCGACAAAATGAAATTAGGATTTTTGAGTTTATGTCTAAGCAAGGACAAGGTCCAAGATTGCTTGGTCGATTTCAGAATGGTCGTATTGAGGAGTTTATTCGAGCTCGG ACACTATCAGCTCCTGATCTGCGTGATCCAGAGATATCTTCCTTGATAGCTGCCAAAATGAGAGAATTTCACGAGCTTGATATGCCTGGTCCTAAGACCGTCATCCTTTGGGATAGACTGCA AAATTGGCTTAACGTGGCCAAAGGTCTCGCTTCTGCTGAAGAAGCTAAGGACTTTCGGTTGGACCTTCTACAAGACGAGATCCAATCGTTGGAAAAGAATCTTGCTGGCAATAATCTAAGCACGGGATGCTGCCACAATGACTTGCAGTATGGGAACATAATGATGGATGAAGAGATAAGATCAATAACCTTTATT GACTATGAATATGCTGGTTACAACCATGTTGCATTTGATATAGCTAATCATTTTTGTGAAATGGTTGCTGATTACCATACAGAAACACCTCATATTATGGACTTCAGCAAGTATCCTG GCTTGGAGGAGCGAAAAAGATTTTTAAGTGCATATCTAAGTAGTTCAG GTAGCTCTCCCAGTGAACAGGAGCTGGAGAAATTAGCTCAAGAAGTGGAGAAGTATACTCTTGCCACTCATCTTTTTTGGGGTCTATGGGGAATAATATCG CATCATGTCAATAAGATAGACTTCGATTACTTGGAGTATGCTAGGCAGAGGTTTAAGCCATATTGGTCAAAGAAACCTGAGCTATTGGGATCTTCAGGTTCCAAGAGAG GTTAA
- the LOC132622455 gene encoding probable choline kinase 2 isoform X2 — MENSNSDVIPEEAKLKLKKLASEWDDIVDPNALNVIRLKGAMTNMVYQIKWPSRNPVQQRSRKVLVRIYGKGVDVFFDRQNEIRIFEFMSKQGQGPRLLGRFQNGRIEEFIRARTLSAPDLRDPEISSLIAAKMREFHELDMPGPKTVILWDRLQNWLNVAKGLASAEEAKDFRLDLLQDEIQSLEKNLAGNNLSTGCCHNDLQYGNIMMDEEIRSITFIDYEYAGYNHVAFDIANHFCEMVADYHTETPHIMDFSKYPGLEERKRFLSAYLSSSGSSPSEQELEKLAQEVEKYTLATHLFWGLWGIISHHVNKIDFDYLEYARQRFKPYWSKKPELLGSSGSKRG; from the exons ATGGAAAATTCAAATTCAGATGTGATACCTGAAGAAGCaaagttgaaattaaagaaaTTAGCATCAGAATGGGACGATATAGTGGATCCAAATGCATTAAATGTTATCAGATTAAAAGGTGCTATGACTAACATGGTGTATCAAATCAAATGGCCAAGTAGGAATCCAGTACAACAGCGATCTAGGAAAGTGTTGGTGAGGATCTATGGGAAAGGTGTTGATGTGTTCTTTGATCGACAAAATGAAATTAGGATTTTTGAGTTTATGTCTAAGCAAGGACAAGGACCAAGGTTGCTTGGTCGATTTCAGAATGGTCGTATTGAGGAGTTTATTCGAGCTCGG ACACTATCAGCTCCTGATCTGCGTGATCCAGAGATATCTTCCTTGATAGCTGCCAAAATGAGAGAATTTCACGAGCTTGATATGCCTGGTCCTAAGACCGTCATCCTTTGGGATAGACTGCA AAATTGGCTTAACGTGGCCAAAGGTCTCGCTTCTGCTGAAGAAGCTAAGGACTTTCGGTTGGACCTTCTACAAGACGAGATCCAATCGTTGGAAAAGAATCTTGCTGGCAATAATCTAAGCACGGGATGCTGCCACAATGACTTGCAGTATGGGAACATAATGATGGATGAAGAGATAAGATCAATAACCTTTATT GACTATGAATATGCTGGTTACAACCATGTTGCATTTGATATAGCTAATCATTTTTGTGAAATGGTTGCTGATTACCATACAGAAACACCTCATATTATGGACTTCAGCAAGTATCCTG GCTTGGAGGAGCGAAAAAGATTTTTAAGTGCATATCTAAGTAGTTCAG GTAGCTCTCCCAGTGAACAGGAGCTGGAGAAATTAGCTCAAGAAGTGGAGAAGTATACTCTTGCCACTCATCTTTTTTGGGGTCTATGGGGAATAATATCG CATCATGTCAATAAGATAGACTTCGATTACTTGGAGTATGCTAGGCAGAGGTTTAAGCCATATTGGTCAAAGAAACCTGAGCTATTGGGATCTTCAGGTTCCAAGAGAG GTTAA
- the LOC132622025 gene encoding U3 snoRNP-associated protein-like YAO, protein MKTKNLKKKKASAQNTQKGKKRFSVEKDPFFHEDNDLKRRKRFGDDEDIESSDDSEDIYGSDDDGVDRNEEKDEEEVEETAAEKRKRVAEAFLHSVRESKRKEEEERESGDEYDREDREAMRDSLVADMLQQEQMEESGRVRRTIASRIQKPTEGFRLLVKHRQSVTAVTLSEDDLKGFSSSKDGTIVSWDVDSGKTEKYAWPTDEALKSHGAKDPQGRATKHSKHVLALAVSSDGRYLASGGLDRHVHLWDVRTRQHIKAFPGHKGPVSCLTFRQGSSELFSGSFDRSIKIWNVEDRAYVNTLFGHQSEVLTIDSLRKERVLTVGRDRTMHLWKVPEESQLIFRAPATSLECCCFINNDEFLSGSDDGSIEHWNAIRKKPVHIVKNAHASLQSVGIEQSNGALSNGHMENGTVNPQCHSSSALSWVSALTVCRNSDLAASGAGNGSIRLWTIESESKGIRPLFELPVAGFINSLIFSKSGKFLVAGVGQEPRLGRWGRIADVRNGVLVHPLKHS, encoded by the exons ATGAAGACCAAGAACCTAAAAAAGAAGAAAGCTTCAGCTCAAAACacccaaaagggaaagaaaagattTTCAGTTGAAAAAGACCCATTTTTCCATGAGGACAATGACTTGAAAAGGCGAAAAAGGTttggagatgatgaagatatagAGAGCAGTGATGATTCTGAGGATATCTACGGTTCTGATGATGATGGAGTTGATAGGAATGAAGAAAAGGATGAAGAGGAGGTGGAGGAGACTGCGGCGGAGAAGAGAAAGAGGGTGGCTGAGGCATTTTTGCATAGCGTAAGGGAGTCGAAAAGGAAGGAAGAGGAAGAAAGAGAGAGTGGTGATGAGTATGATAGAGAGGATAGGGAAGCAATGAGGGATTCGTTGGTAGCTGATATGTTGCAGCAAGAGCAAATGGAGGAGAGTGGTCGTGTTAGAAGAACTATTGCTTCCAG GATTCAAAAGCCTACTGAGGGATTTCGCCTTTTAGTGAAACATCGACAGTCCGTAACTGCTGTGACGCTATCTGAGGATGACTTAAAAGGATTTTCATCTTCTAAAGATGGCACTATTGTTAGCTGGGATGTGGACAGTGGAAAGACAGAAAAGTATGCATGGCCTACTGATGAAGCTTTGAAGTCACATGGTGCAAAGGACCCACAAGGTCGAGCAACGAAACATAGTAAGCATGTTTTAGCTTTGGCTGTCAGCTCTGATGGGCGCTATTTGGCAAGTGGAGGCTTGGATCGTCACGTGCATTTGTGGGACGTCCGAACCCGGCAGCATATTAAG GCATTCCCTGGTCATAAAGGACCTGTTTCATGTTTGACATTCAGACAAGGATCTTCTGAACTGTTTTCAGGGTCGTTTGATCGATCCATCAAGATATGGAATGTGGAAGATAGAGCTTATGTAAATACATTATTTGGTCATCAAAGTGAAGTTTTGACCATTGATTCCTTGAGGAAAGAAAGGGTGTTGACAGTTGGACGAGACCGAACCATGCACTTATGGAAG GTTCCAGAGGAATCTCAATTGATTTTTCGTGCTCCAGCAACTTCCCTTGAGTGCTGCTGTTTTATCAATAATGATGAGTTTTTATCTGGTTCTGATGATGGAAGCATTGAGCACTGGAACGCAATAAGGAAGAAGCCTGTTCACATTGTAAAAAATGCACATGCTTCATTGCAATCAGTGGGAATTGAACAGAGCAATGGGGCTCTATCAAATGGCCACATGG AAAATGGCACCGTTAATCCTCAGTGTCATTCCTCATCAGCACTCTCTTGGGTTAGTGCGCTGACAGTCTGCAGAAATAGTGATCTTGCAGCATCAGGAGCTGGCAATGGGTCCATTCGGTTGTGGACAATTGAAAGTGAATCCAAAGGCATCCGGCCGTTGTTTGAGCTCCCAGTG GCTGGATTTATAAAttctttaattttttcaaaatcaggGAAGTTCTTGGTTGCTGGAGTAGGGCAG GAACCACGCCTAGGAAGGTGGGGGCGTATTGCTGACGTTCGAAATGGAGTTCTTGTGCATCCTTTGAAGCATTCGTGA